A genomic segment from Polyangium mundeleinium encodes:
- the guaD gene encoding guanine deaminase, which translates to MTDLHGKTLAGTFFHAPVLGGIEVLEDALVEIDTAGRITTVTRSSDPHHDDARNAASRAGTLVTLPAGSYVIPGFVDLHIHAPQYPQLGKALHVPLEIWLRHTFPLEARYADAAFAQKVYKTLVADLLASGTTTALYFATIHQEATRLLVDTCLEQGQRALVGKVAMDNPQECPDFYRDASTEAGLQGTRALLDYVRAHPANEGGLVHPVVTPRFVPSCTDAMLEGLGVIAKETGCHVQTHCSESDWEHGYVLARHGVTDAECLDRFGLLTRRSILAHANLITASDMARIAARGAGIAHCPLSNAYFSNAVFPLRAALAKGVRVGLGTDISGGPSASMLDACRWAVAASRMLESGVDPALPPETRGRPSSRIDIRDAFHLATAAGADALDLPVGRFAPGYHFDAVRVDTVAPNGTIRLFDELDAPEDVLAKIVYTASRANLAEVWVAGRRVAGAG; encoded by the coding sequence ATGACCGACCTTCACGGCAAGACCCTCGCCGGCACCTTCTTCCACGCGCCCGTGCTCGGCGGCATCGAGGTCCTGGAGGACGCCCTCGTCGAAATCGACACAGCGGGCCGGATCACCACCGTGACCCGATCGAGCGACCCCCACCACGACGACGCCCGGAACGCCGCGTCGAGGGCCGGCACGCTCGTAACGCTTCCCGCGGGCTCGTACGTGATCCCCGGCTTCGTCGACCTCCACATCCACGCCCCGCAATACCCGCAGCTCGGCAAGGCGCTCCACGTGCCGCTGGAAATCTGGCTGCGCCACACCTTCCCGCTGGAAGCCCGTTACGCCGATGCGGCCTTCGCGCAAAAGGTCTACAAAACCCTCGTCGCCGACCTCCTCGCGAGCGGCACCACGACGGCCCTCTACTTTGCCACGATCCATCAGGAAGCCACCCGCCTCCTCGTCGACACCTGCCTGGAACAGGGCCAGCGCGCCCTCGTGGGCAAGGTCGCGATGGACAACCCGCAGGAATGCCCTGACTTCTACCGCGACGCCTCGACCGAGGCCGGCCTCCAAGGCACCCGAGCGCTCCTCGACTATGTCCGCGCCCATCCGGCCAATGAGGGCGGCCTCGTCCACCCCGTCGTGACGCCGCGGTTCGTCCCCTCCTGCACCGACGCGATGCTCGAGGGCCTCGGCGTCATCGCCAAGGAAACCGGCTGCCACGTCCAGACCCACTGCTCCGAGAGCGACTGGGAGCACGGTTATGTCCTCGCCCGCCACGGGGTGACGGACGCCGAATGCCTCGATCGTTTCGGCCTCCTCACGCGACGATCGATCCTCGCCCATGCAAACCTGATCACGGCCTCCGACATGGCCCGCATCGCCGCCCGCGGCGCGGGCATCGCGCATTGTCCTCTGTCGAACGCCTATTTCTCGAACGCGGTCTTCCCGCTCCGTGCGGCGCTCGCAAAGGGCGTCCGCGTCGGCCTGGGCACGGACATTTCCGGCGGCCCGAGCGCCTCCATGCTCGACGCCTGCCGTTGGGCCGTCGCGGCCTCGCGCATGCTGGAGAGCGGCGTCGACCCGGCGCTGCCGCCGGAGACACGCGGCCGGCCCTCGTCCCGCATCGACATCCGCGACGCCTTCCATCTCGCGACCGCCGCGGGCGCCGACGCGCTCGATCTCCCGGTCGGCCGCTTCGCACCCGGCTACCACTTCGACGCCGTCCGCGTCGACACCGTGGCTCCGAACGGCACGATCCGGCTCTTCGACGAGCTCGACGCGCCCGAGGATGTCCTCGCGAAAATCGTCTACACGGCCTCCCGCGCGAATCTCGCCGAGGTATGGGTCGCCGGGAGGCGGGTCGCCGGGGCCGGCTGA
- a CDS encoding HEAT repeat domain-containing protein, with product MTESTLAMMDFCRGLLSRGESGLALVRAVVRDSSYKARLRACAARVLSPHLEPADVENACSLLLSGKPITRYMAAVALCRTASPASVDALIEALDDDELIADMYWGLYVSDVAALALTRIGGAGQPALAAWGERRRQDLHNPSYRLVAACALARVGDAQGRAVLEELVATQNDYMASDVLEALRDGRETYL from the coding sequence TTGACCGAGAGCACCCTGGCCATGATGGATTTTTGCCGCGGTCTCCTGTCGCGGGGAGAATCAGGTCTCGCGCTGGTGCGCGCGGTCGTGCGAGACAGCAGCTACAAGGCACGGCTCCGTGCGTGCGCCGCGCGCGTCCTGAGCCCGCACCTGGAGCCGGCCGACGTCGAAAATGCTTGCTCGCTGCTGCTGTCGGGAAAGCCTATCACGCGCTACATGGCCGCGGTGGCCTTGTGCCGCACGGCGTCCCCTGCGTCCGTCGACGCGCTGATCGAGGCCCTGGACGACGATGAGCTCATCGCGGACATGTATTGGGGTTTGTACGTGAGCGACGTTGCCGCGCTGGCGCTCACGCGCATCGGTGGAGCTGGCCAGCCTGCGCTTGCGGCCTGGGGCGAGAGGCGACGGCAAGACCTTCACAACCCCTCCTATCGCCTGGTGGCCGCCTGTGCCCTTGCGCGGGTCGGAGATGCGCAGGGACGCGCAGTCCTGGAAGAGCTCGTCGCGACGCAAAATGACTACATGGCCAGTGATGTGCTCGAAGCTTTGCGTGACGGTAGGGAAACATATTTGTAA